One stretch of Ooceraea biroi isolate clonal line C1 chromosome 4, Obir_v5.4, whole genome shotgun sequence DNA includes these proteins:
- the LOC105282486 gene encoding Bardet-Biedl syndrome 7 protein homolog isoform X1: protein MTLALSRIDYTTVGVTSRGTTVIFPSGEAPKQPQKFAVADHDGILQIYGMKKGELQLTFKSLPGAKIHRMVLGGSIGMLRDKIFVAYGSSVKGFTRKGKMFLEFDTSLIDPISALYVLGPDLAACARDLYHRYRDCKDADSYLAGETLHDVVLLPEDGGVVYAVLACADCAVRVLHGTRTPTVLRLPSAPTVLSVYREGEIYSKDRVLVGTADGRIGLLILQGNKTLRITWLLTSTGSGITSLDTHQLQDGMDILVGRQDGVVEVYTFPDEDITATLRYHYNAGESISTVVGGIIGVANYSEVLVTTYSGRVFGLTTSPPGLLEAGQSDVGIARLKLEIEQLQEKLSEEKESSNLTPDPLAPLILAVNHKMTLHKEDASYSLSVELDTSIDNILIQSDTPVDLLETENNNAVVSLSSCDPREGNFVLATYRCQINTNRLEMRLRSIEGQPGTLQIYVTSQVQPKRCRKIFVPIYALSLHVRQHGDDDALHSSGPFNELKFNGNFTIAEMHAWLSLVLPDVPERPHIHDGVAVLVYVSSFIGTVLKCKYKKGSALFQGENISSIIILRDILTKEATKRKIKLDVFCEVAEGSISKVLGLILPRLDTAYDLTQKIKILDALEEWELKSDPKENLCSEYQELLQKETEVRSAMSKDTEILSRLHAIITDLYVDWERAKRSRRISSKEATTRLKDALESRDLATILQVFTGKTDTIVSTLLPLLPAAI, encoded by the exons ATGACACTGGCGTTATCGAGAATAGATTACACGACGGTGGGAGTTACCTCACGTGGCACAACTGTGATATTCCCTTCTGGCGAAGCACCCAAGCAGCCGCAAAAATTTGCCGTTGCGGATCACGACGGCATACTGCAAATTTACG GCATGAAAAAGGGAGAACTGCAATTGACGTTTAAGTCCTTGCCCGGTGCAAAAATCCACAGAATGGTGCTTGGCGGCTCGATAGGTATGTTGAGGGATAAGATTTTCGTTGCATACGGCAGCTCCGTAAAGGGATTCACGAGAAAGGGCAAGATGTTCTTAGAGTTCGATACCAGCCTTATAGATCCGATTTCCGCCCT GTACGTCCTCGGTCCGGACCTCGCAGCGTGCGCGCGTGATCTCTATCACAGATACAGGGACTGCAAAGATGCCGACTCGTATCTGGCCGGCGAAACGTTGCACGACGTCGTACTCTTGCCCGAAGACGGTGGTGTGGTGTACGCCGTTCTCGCTTGTGCGGACTGCGCA GTGCGAGTTTTGCATGGTACGAGAACTCCGACTGTCTTGAGATTACCGAGCGCTCCCACGGTGCTCTCTGTATATAG AGAGGGCGAGATATACTCGAAGGATCGGGTGTTGGTCGGTACCGCGGATGGTAGAATCGGGCTGCTGATTTTACAAGGCAATAAAACTCTGCGAATTACCTGGCTGCTGACTTCAACGGGTTCAGGAATCACCTCGTTGGACACTCATCAGTTACAAGATGGCATGGACATCCTTGTGGGTCGGCAAGACGGGGTCGTCGAGGTGTACACGTTCCCTGATGAAGATATAACGGCCACTCTGCGCTATCATTAC AATGCTGGCGAAAGTATTAGCACGGTCGTGGGTGGGATAATTGGCGTCGCCAATTATTCAGAGGTCCTCGTTACGACGTACTCGGGTCGAGTGTTCGGATTGACCACTAGTCCTCCTGGTTTATTAGAGGCAGGCCAGAGCGACGTCGGAATAGCTAGGCTGAAACTGGAAATAGAACAATTGCAGGAAAAACTCAGCGAAGAAAAGGAATCGTCGAATCTTACGCCGGATCCTCTGGCGCCCTTGATACTAGCGGTGAATCATAA GATGACGCTGCACAAGGAGGATGCTTCGTACTCCCTGTCTGTCGAATTGGACACGTCGATCGATAATATTCTGATACAATCGGACACACCTGTCGATTTGTTGGAGACGGAAAATAATAACGCAGTGGTCAGCTTATCCTCTTGCGATCCCAGAGAGGGCAACTTCGTCCTCGCTACTTACCGATGCCAA ATTAACACGAATCGTCTGGAAATGCGGCTCAGATCGATCGAAGGCCAGCCAGGTACTTTGCAGATCTACGTAACGTCTCAG GTACAGCCAAAACGTTGCCGTAAAATTTTCGTACCCATTTACGCCCTGTCTTTGCACGTTAGGCAACACGGAGACGACGACGCTCTACATTCCAGTGGGCCCTTCaacgaattaaaattcaacgGCAATTTCACGATTGCCGAG ATGCATGCGTGGCTTTCTCTAGTTTTACCAGACGTGCCCGAAAGACCTCACATTCACGACGGCGTGGCTGTTTTAGTGTACGTCTCGTCTTTTATTGGAACGGTCCTCAAGTGCAAATATAA GAAAGGTAGTGCGCTGTTCCAGGGTGAAAATATATCCAGCATCATAATCCTCAGAGACATATTAACCAAGGAAGCGACGAAACGAAAAATCAAATTAGACGTTTTCTGCG AAGTAGCGGAGGGGAGCATATCTAAAGTTCTGGGACTGATTCTCCCGCGATTGGACACGGCCTACGATTTAACCCAGAAGATAAAAATCCTGGACGCGTTGGAGGAGTGGGAGCTCAAGTCCGATCCGAAGGAGAATCTATGTTCCGAGTATCAAGAATTGCTGCAAAAAGAAACGGAGGTCAGATCAGCTATGTCGAAGGACACCGAGATTCTCAGCAGATTGCACGCGATCATTACCGATTTGTACGTCGACTGGGAACGAGCGAAGCGATCTCGAAG AATCAGTAGCAAGGAGGCAACGACGAGGCTCAAGGATGCCCTCGAATCCAGAGACTTGGCCACCATCCTGCAAGTTTTCACTGGCAAAACCGACACAATCGTGTCAACTCTGTTACCTCTGCTACCTGCGGCTATCTAG
- the LOC105282486 gene encoding Bardet-Biedl syndrome 7 protein homolog isoform X3: MTLALSRIDYTTVGVTSRGTTVIFPSGEAPKQPQKFAVADHDGILQIYGMKKGELQLTFKSLPGAKIHRMVLGGSIGTSSVRTSQRARVISITDTGTAKMPTRIWPAKRCTTSYSCPKTVVWCTPFSLVRTAQEGEIYSKDRVLVGTADGRIGLLILQGNKTLRITWLLTSTGSGITSLDTHQLQDGMDILVGRQDGVVEVYTFPDEDITATLRYHYNAGESISTVVGGIIGVANYSEVLVTTYSGRVFGLTTSPPGLLEAGQSDVGIARLKLEIEQLQEKLSEEKESSNLTPDPLAPLILAVNHKMTLHKEDASYSLSVELDTSIDNILIQSDTPVDLLETENNNAVVSLSSCDPREGNFVLATYRCQINTNRLEMRLRSIEGQPGTLQIYVTSQVQPKRCRKIFVPIYALSLHVRQHGDDDALHSSGPFNELKFNGNFTIAEMHAWLSLVLPDVPERPHIHDGVAVLVYVSSFIGTVLKCKYKKGSALFQGENISSIIILRDILTKEATKRKIKLDVFCEVAEGSISKVLGLILPRLDTAYDLTQKIKILDALEEWELKSDPKENLCSEYQELLQKETEVRSAMSKDTEILSRLHAIITDLYVDWERAKRSRRISSKEATTRLKDALESRDLATILQVFTGKTDTIVSTLLPLLPAAI, translated from the exons ATGACACTGGCGTTATCGAGAATAGATTACACGACGGTGGGAGTTACCTCACGTGGCACAACTGTGATATTCCCTTCTGGCGAAGCACCCAAGCAGCCGCAAAAATTTGCCGTTGCGGATCACGACGGCATACTGCAAATTTACG GCATGAAAAAGGGAGAACTGCAATTGACGTTTAAGTCCTTGCCCGGTGCAAAAATCCACAGAATGGTGCTTGGCGGCTCGATAG GTACGTCCTCGGTCCGGACCTCGCAGCGTGCGCGCGTGATCTCTATCACAGATACAGGGACTGCAAAGATGCCGACTCGTATCTGGCCGGCGAAACGTTGCACGACGTCGTACTCTTGCCCGAAGACGGTGGTGTGGTGTACGCCGTTCTCGCTTGTGCGGACTGCGCA AGAGGGCGAGATATACTCGAAGGATCGGGTGTTGGTCGGTACCGCGGATGGTAGAATCGGGCTGCTGATTTTACAAGGCAATAAAACTCTGCGAATTACCTGGCTGCTGACTTCAACGGGTTCAGGAATCACCTCGTTGGACACTCATCAGTTACAAGATGGCATGGACATCCTTGTGGGTCGGCAAGACGGGGTCGTCGAGGTGTACACGTTCCCTGATGAAGATATAACGGCCACTCTGCGCTATCATTAC AATGCTGGCGAAAGTATTAGCACGGTCGTGGGTGGGATAATTGGCGTCGCCAATTATTCAGAGGTCCTCGTTACGACGTACTCGGGTCGAGTGTTCGGATTGACCACTAGTCCTCCTGGTTTATTAGAGGCAGGCCAGAGCGACGTCGGAATAGCTAGGCTGAAACTGGAAATAGAACAATTGCAGGAAAAACTCAGCGAAGAAAAGGAATCGTCGAATCTTACGCCGGATCCTCTGGCGCCCTTGATACTAGCGGTGAATCATAA GATGACGCTGCACAAGGAGGATGCTTCGTACTCCCTGTCTGTCGAATTGGACACGTCGATCGATAATATTCTGATACAATCGGACACACCTGTCGATTTGTTGGAGACGGAAAATAATAACGCAGTGGTCAGCTTATCCTCTTGCGATCCCAGAGAGGGCAACTTCGTCCTCGCTACTTACCGATGCCAA ATTAACACGAATCGTCTGGAAATGCGGCTCAGATCGATCGAAGGCCAGCCAGGTACTTTGCAGATCTACGTAACGTCTCAG GTACAGCCAAAACGTTGCCGTAAAATTTTCGTACCCATTTACGCCCTGTCTTTGCACGTTAGGCAACACGGAGACGACGACGCTCTACATTCCAGTGGGCCCTTCaacgaattaaaattcaacgGCAATTTCACGATTGCCGAG ATGCATGCGTGGCTTTCTCTAGTTTTACCAGACGTGCCCGAAAGACCTCACATTCACGACGGCGTGGCTGTTTTAGTGTACGTCTCGTCTTTTATTGGAACGGTCCTCAAGTGCAAATATAA GAAAGGTAGTGCGCTGTTCCAGGGTGAAAATATATCCAGCATCATAATCCTCAGAGACATATTAACCAAGGAAGCGACGAAACGAAAAATCAAATTAGACGTTTTCTGCG AAGTAGCGGAGGGGAGCATATCTAAAGTTCTGGGACTGATTCTCCCGCGATTGGACACGGCCTACGATTTAACCCAGAAGATAAAAATCCTGGACGCGTTGGAGGAGTGGGAGCTCAAGTCCGATCCGAAGGAGAATCTATGTTCCGAGTATCAAGAATTGCTGCAAAAAGAAACGGAGGTCAGATCAGCTATGTCGAAGGACACCGAGATTCTCAGCAGATTGCACGCGATCATTACCGATTTGTACGTCGACTGGGAACGAGCGAAGCGATCTCGAAG AATCAGTAGCAAGGAGGCAACGACGAGGCTCAAGGATGCCCTCGAATCCAGAGACTTGGCCACCATCCTGCAAGTTTTCACTGGCAAAACCGACACAATCGTGTCAACTCTGTTACCTCTGCTACCTGCGGCTATCTAG
- the LOC105282486 gene encoding Bardet-Biedl syndrome 7 protein homolog isoform X2, producing the protein MKKGELQLTFKSLPGAKIHRMVLGGSIGMLRDKIFVAYGSSVKGFTRKGKMFLEFDTSLIDPISALYVLGPDLAACARDLYHRYRDCKDADSYLAGETLHDVVLLPEDGGVVYAVLACADCAVRVLHGTRTPTVLRLPSAPTVLSVYREGEIYSKDRVLVGTADGRIGLLILQGNKTLRITWLLTSTGSGITSLDTHQLQDGMDILVGRQDGVVEVYTFPDEDITATLRYHYNAGESISTVVGGIIGVANYSEVLVTTYSGRVFGLTTSPPGLLEAGQSDVGIARLKLEIEQLQEKLSEEKESSNLTPDPLAPLILAVNHKMTLHKEDASYSLSVELDTSIDNILIQSDTPVDLLETENNNAVVSLSSCDPREGNFVLATYRCQINTNRLEMRLRSIEGQPGTLQIYVTSQVQPKRCRKIFVPIYALSLHVRQHGDDDALHSSGPFNELKFNGNFTIAEMHAWLSLVLPDVPERPHIHDGVAVLVYVSSFIGTVLKCKYKKGSALFQGENISSIIILRDILTKEATKRKIKLDVFCEVAEGSISKVLGLILPRLDTAYDLTQKIKILDALEEWELKSDPKENLCSEYQELLQKETEVRSAMSKDTEILSRLHAIITDLYVDWERAKRSRRISSKEATTRLKDALESRDLATILQVFTGKTDTIVSTLLPLLPAAI; encoded by the exons ATGAAAAAGGGAGAACTGCAATTGACGTTTAAGTCCTTGCCCGGTGCAAAAATCCACAGAATGGTGCTTGGCGGCTCGATAGGTATGTTGAGGGATAAGATTTTCGTTGCATACGGCAGCTCCGTAAAGGGATTCACGAGAAAGGGCAAGATGTTCTTAGAGTTCGATACCAGCCTTATAGATCCGATTTCCGCCCT GTACGTCCTCGGTCCGGACCTCGCAGCGTGCGCGCGTGATCTCTATCACAGATACAGGGACTGCAAAGATGCCGACTCGTATCTGGCCGGCGAAACGTTGCACGACGTCGTACTCTTGCCCGAAGACGGTGGTGTGGTGTACGCCGTTCTCGCTTGTGCGGACTGCGCA GTGCGAGTTTTGCATGGTACGAGAACTCCGACTGTCTTGAGATTACCGAGCGCTCCCACGGTGCTCTCTGTATATAG AGAGGGCGAGATATACTCGAAGGATCGGGTGTTGGTCGGTACCGCGGATGGTAGAATCGGGCTGCTGATTTTACAAGGCAATAAAACTCTGCGAATTACCTGGCTGCTGACTTCAACGGGTTCAGGAATCACCTCGTTGGACACTCATCAGTTACAAGATGGCATGGACATCCTTGTGGGTCGGCAAGACGGGGTCGTCGAGGTGTACACGTTCCCTGATGAAGATATAACGGCCACTCTGCGCTATCATTAC AATGCTGGCGAAAGTATTAGCACGGTCGTGGGTGGGATAATTGGCGTCGCCAATTATTCAGAGGTCCTCGTTACGACGTACTCGGGTCGAGTGTTCGGATTGACCACTAGTCCTCCTGGTTTATTAGAGGCAGGCCAGAGCGACGTCGGAATAGCTAGGCTGAAACTGGAAATAGAACAATTGCAGGAAAAACTCAGCGAAGAAAAGGAATCGTCGAATCTTACGCCGGATCCTCTGGCGCCCTTGATACTAGCGGTGAATCATAA GATGACGCTGCACAAGGAGGATGCTTCGTACTCCCTGTCTGTCGAATTGGACACGTCGATCGATAATATTCTGATACAATCGGACACACCTGTCGATTTGTTGGAGACGGAAAATAATAACGCAGTGGTCAGCTTATCCTCTTGCGATCCCAGAGAGGGCAACTTCGTCCTCGCTACTTACCGATGCCAA ATTAACACGAATCGTCTGGAAATGCGGCTCAGATCGATCGAAGGCCAGCCAGGTACTTTGCAGATCTACGTAACGTCTCAG GTACAGCCAAAACGTTGCCGTAAAATTTTCGTACCCATTTACGCCCTGTCTTTGCACGTTAGGCAACACGGAGACGACGACGCTCTACATTCCAGTGGGCCCTTCaacgaattaaaattcaacgGCAATTTCACGATTGCCGAG ATGCATGCGTGGCTTTCTCTAGTTTTACCAGACGTGCCCGAAAGACCTCACATTCACGACGGCGTGGCTGTTTTAGTGTACGTCTCGTCTTTTATTGGAACGGTCCTCAAGTGCAAATATAA GAAAGGTAGTGCGCTGTTCCAGGGTGAAAATATATCCAGCATCATAATCCTCAGAGACATATTAACCAAGGAAGCGACGAAACGAAAAATCAAATTAGACGTTTTCTGCG AAGTAGCGGAGGGGAGCATATCTAAAGTTCTGGGACTGATTCTCCCGCGATTGGACACGGCCTACGATTTAACCCAGAAGATAAAAATCCTGGACGCGTTGGAGGAGTGGGAGCTCAAGTCCGATCCGAAGGAGAATCTATGTTCCGAGTATCAAGAATTGCTGCAAAAAGAAACGGAGGTCAGATCAGCTATGTCGAAGGACACCGAGATTCTCAGCAGATTGCACGCGATCATTACCGATTTGTACGTCGACTGGGAACGAGCGAAGCGATCTCGAAG AATCAGTAGCAAGGAGGCAACGACGAGGCTCAAGGATGCCCTCGAATCCAGAGACTTGGCCACCATCCTGCAAGTTTTCACTGGCAAAACCGACACAATCGTGTCAACTCTGTTACCTCTGCTACCTGCGGCTATCTAG